The stretch of DNA GCGCTACGACGACAAGCTGGGCTACCCGGGCGAGTTCCCCTACACGCGCGGGCCCTATCCGTCGATGTACCGCGGCCGGCTCTGGACCATGCGCATGTTCGCGGGCTTCGGCCGTCCGGAGGACACCAACGCCCGCTTCAAGTACCTCCTGCAGGAAGGGCAGACCGGACTCTCCACCGCCTTCGACATGCCGGCCCTGATGGGCTACGACGCCGATCACCCGCGGGCCCGCGGCGAGGTCGGTCGCGAGGGGGTGTCGATCTCCACCCTCGCCGACTTCGAGGTCCTGTTCCGCGATATCCCGCTCGATCGGGTCACGACGTCGATGACCATCAACTGCACCGCGTCGGTCGCGCTCGCCATGTACCTGGCGCTGGCCGACACGCAGGGGGTGAGCTGGGACAAGCTGGGCGGGACCATGCAGAACGACATGCTCAAGGAGTTCATCGCCCAGAAGGAGTGGATCTCGCCGCCTCGGTCCGCGGTGCGGGTGGTGGTGGACACCATCGAGTTCTGCGCGCGGCACGTGCCTCGCTTCAACCCGGTCTCGATCTCGGGCTACCACATCCGGGAGGCCGGCTCGACCGCGGTGCAGGAGCTGGCCTTCACCCTCGCCGACGGCTTCGGCTACGTGCAGGCCGGCGTCGATCGGGGCCTCGACGTCGACGACTTCGCGCCGCGCCTGTCGTTCTTCTTCGACATCCACAACGACTTCTTCGAGGAGATCGCCAAGCTGCGGGCGGCCCGGCGCATCTGGGCCACCGTGATGCGCGATCGCTTCCACGCGAAGAAGCCGGAGTCGATGCGCCTGCGCACCCACACCCAGACCGCGGGCGTCTCGGCCACCGCCCAGCAGCCACTCAACAACGTCGCCCGGGTGGCCCTGCAGGCGCTGGCCGCGGTGCTCGGCGGGGCCCAGTCGCTCCACACCAACTCCTACGACGAGGTGCTGGCCCTGCCCACCGAGGAGGCGGTGACGGTGGCGCTGCGGACCCAGCAGATCATCGCCGAAGAGACCGGGGTGGCCCTGACCGCGGACCCGCTCGGCGGCTCCTACTTCCTGGAGCGCCTGACCGACCAGATGGAAGCGCAGGCGATGGACTACATTCGCAAGATCGACGAGCTGGGCGGCATCGTGCGGGCCATCGACCTGGGGTATCCCCAGCAGGAGATCGCGGACGCGGCCTACCGCTATCAGCTCATGGACGATCGCGGCCAGAAGACGGTGGTGGGCGTGAACAAGTACGTGATGGCCGACGAGAAGCCGGTGGAATATCTCCGCATCGACCCCGCGATCGAGCGGGAGCAGATCGAGCGGGTGGTGCGGGTGAAGGCCTCGCGCGACGCGGGCCGGGTCGAGAAGCGGATCCGCCAGCTCACCGAGGCCTGCCGCGACGACCAGAACGTCATGCCGGTGCTGGTGGACGCCGTGAAGGACTACGTCTCGCTGGGCGAGATCGCCGACGTGTATCGCAAGGTGTTCGGACTTTATCGAGAGCCGATCATCTTCTGAGGGGAGCCAACCATGACCGAGCCGATCCGGATCAACCGCAGCAGCACCCGCAAGCCCAAGCCGAAGGACGCCGACCTGGGGTTCGGGCAGATCTTCACCGATCACATGTTCGTGGCCGATTTCCAGGAGGAGAAGGGCTGGTACGACCCGCGCATCGAGCCCTACGGGCCGCTGTCGCTGGATCCGGCCACCGCCGTCCTGCACTACGCGCAGGCGGTCTTCGATGGGCTGAAGGCCTTCCGCGGCGTCGACGGGAAGATCCGGCTCTTCCGGCCCCAGAAGCACGTCGACCGGATGAACACCTCGGCCCGGCGCCTGTGCATTCCGCCGCTCGACGCCGACCTCGCGCTCCAGTCGCTGGTGAAGGTGGTCGACATCGATCGGGACTGGGTGCCGAGCACGGTGGGCACCTCCCTCTACATCCGGCCCACCATCATCGCGAGCGAGCCGTTCCTCGGGGTGCGGCCGGCCAAGTCCTACATCTACTTCGTCATCCTCTCTCCGGTCGGCGCGTACTACCCCGAAGGCATGGCCCCCGTGAAGATCCTGGTGGTCGACAAGTACGTGCGGGCGGTGGACGGTGGCGTGGGCGGGGCCAAGACCTCCGGCAACTACGCGGCCAGCCTCTTCGCGAGCGACGAGGCCAAGCACGAGGGCTTCACCCAGGTCCTGTGGCTCGACGGGGTACACCGGAAGTACCTCGACGAGGTCGGCACGATGAACATCATGGTGAAGATCGGCGACGAGATCATCACGCCGCCGCTGACTGGCACCATCTTGCCCGGCGTGACGCGCGACTCGACCCTGGCGCTCTTGCGCAAGTGGGGATTGCCGGTCAGCGAGCGCCAGGTGTCGATCGACGAGGTGGTGGAGGCCCACGGGCGGGGCACGCTGGCGGAGGTGTGGGGCACCGGCACCGCCGCGGTCATCTCGCCGGTGGGCGAGCTGGCCTACAAGGGCAAGCGGATGGTGATCAACCGCGGCGAGATCGGTCCGCTCACCCAGCGCCTCTACGACGCGATCGTGGCGATCCAGTACGGCAAGGCGCCGGACCCGGACGGCTGGACGCTGACGATCTGAGTGAAGGAACTGATCGCCAAGGCGGCTCGCGAGACCGCCCCACCGGAGGCCCGGAGATGACCGACTGCGTGTTCTGCAAGCTGCGGGACGGACAGATCCCATCCATGAAGATCTTCGAGGACGACGTGACGATCGCCTTCATGGACATCAACCCGATCAACTCGGGCCACTGCCTCGTCATCACCAAGGCCCACGCGGCCAATCTCTACGAGGCCGACGTGACCGATCTGCAGGCCGCGATGGCGACCGCCCAGCGGGTCGCGGTGGCCATCCGCGACGGGCTGAAGCCGGACGGGCTGAACATGCTGCAGGCGAACGGGCCGGCCGCGTTCCAGTCGGTGCTGCACTTCCACCTGCACCTGATCCCCCGCTGGAACAACGACGGCAAGGGCTTCGACTGGAAGCTGGTGCCGGGCAACCGCGAGCAGATCATGAAGGTGGGGGAGCGCCTCCGCGCGCTTCTGAACTGAGAGGAGCCGACTCATGGCCCAGCGAAGGATTCGCGTGCTGGTGGCCAAGCCCGGGCTGGACGGGCACGACCGGGGCGCGAAGATCGTGGCGCGCGCGCTGCGGGACGCCGGCTTCGAGGTGATCTACACCGGGCTGCACCAGACGCCGGAGCAGATCGTGGCGACCGCGGTGCAGGAGGACGTGGACGCGATCGGGCTGTCGGTGCTCTCGGGAGCGCACAACTATCTCTTCAAGCGCGTGCTGGACCTGCTGAAGGAGCAGGGCGCCGACGACATCGCCCTCTTCGGCGGCGGCATCATCCCACAGGACGACATCCAGGCCCTGAAGGCCATCGGGGTGAAGGAGCTGTTCACGCCCGGCACCTCCACCCAGGACATCATCCGCTTCGTCCGCGACAACATCCGTGCCGTGGCATAACGACGTCATCGCGTACCCGATCGCGATCGTGGCGGCCACGCGCGCCCGATGAACTTCGAGCTCACCGCCGAGCAGCAGGAGGTGCGCGCGCTCGCGCGGGACTTCGCGGAGCGCGAGGTGGCTCCGGTCATCCGTCACTTCGACGAGGCGCACGAGTTCCCGCACGAGATCCTCGCCAAGCTCGCCGGCACCGGCCTGCTCGGCGCCCTGGTGCCGGAGGAGTACGGCGGGGCCGCGCTGGACTACGTCTCCTACGCCCTCGCGGTCGAGGAGCTGAACCGGGTCGACGCCTCGGTGGGCATCACGATGTGGGCCCACAACTCCCTGTGCACGAATCACATCGCGCTGTTCGGCTCCCGCGAGCAGAAGGCCGCCTGCCTGCCGCGGCTCGCCCGGGGCGAGTCGCTCGGGGCGTGGGGCCTGACCGAGCCCGGATCGGGATCCGACGCGGCGGCCATGCGCACCCGCGCGGTGGCCGACGGCGACCACTTCGTGATCGACGGCTCCAAGGCCTTCATCACCAACGCGGGGGTGGCCGACATCGCGGTGGTCATGGCGGTGACCGATCCCGCGCTCGGCCACCGGGGCATCTCCGCCTTCATCCTCGAGCGCGGGATGACCGGCTTCTCGGCCGGCAAGCCCTACCGCAAGCTCGGGCTGCACGCCTCGAACACCGCCGAGCTGCACCTCGATCACGTGCGCGTTCCCGTCTCGGCTCTCCTGGGCGAGAGCGGCATGGGCTTCGTGAACACCATGCAGGTGCTCGAGGGCGGCCGCATCGCGATGGCCGCGATGGCGGTGGGCCTGGCCCAGGGCGCCCTCGACGAGGCGCTCAAGTACATGAAGCAGCGCTCCGCGTTCGGCAAGACCCTGGCCGAGTTCAACGGGCTGCAGGGGATGATCGCCGACATGGGCACCGAGGTCGAGGCGGCGCGACTGCTCACCCTGCGCGCCGCCGCCCTCAAGGACGGCGGCCGGCCCGCGAAGGTGGCCGCGTCCATGGCCAAGGTCTTCGCCTCCGAGGTGGCAATGAAGGCGGCGACCCGCGCGCTGCAGATCCACGGCGGAGCCGGCTACATCACCGAGTTTCCCATCGAGCGCATCTTTCGCGACGCCAAGCTCACCGAGATCGGTGAGGGCACCTCGGAGATCCAGCGCATGGTCATCGCCCGGGAGATCCTGGGCGACCGCGGAGCGTGACCGGGATGGCCGAGCCGAGCGTGCTCTACCAGACACGGGAGGGCGTCGCCACCATCACCCTCAACCGCCCGCGCGTGCTCAACGCGCTCGACCTCACGCTGTCCGCCCAGCTGGCCGACGCCGCGGACGCCGCAGCTCGCGATCGCGACGTGTGGGTGGTGGTCGTGCGGGGCGCCGGGCGGGCGTTCTGCTCGGGCATGGATCGCACCCTGCTGTCGGCCGGCGGGATCGACGAGGCGTTCTACCGGAACTGGATCCGGGCCCTGAACCGGCTCGAGGACATGGACCCGCTCGTGGTGGCGGTGCTCCACGGCTACTCGATCGGCGGCGGCCTGCAGCTGGCCTCGGCCTGCGATGTGCGGGTGGCCACCACCGACGCGGTGCTCGGGCTCGGAGCCACCCGCCATGGGCTCATCCCGGACGGCTCCATCTTGCGGCTGGCCCGCATCGTGGGCCTCGGCCGGGCCAAGGAGCTGACCCTGCTCAACGACAACGTCACGCCCCAGGCCGCGCTGGCCATGGGGTTGGTCAACTGGGTGATCGAGCCGTCCGAGGTCGACGACACGATCGGCCGCATCGTGCAGACCGCCTGTCATTCCTCGCGCACCGCCAACGGGCACGCCAAGCGGCTGCTGAACGCTTCCTTCCATCGCGACCCGCGCGAGATGATCGAGGAGATCGTGCGGACCCAGAACGAGTGCATGGCCTCGTGGGAGATGGACATCGCGAACCGGGCGTGGGACGAGCGGCGCGAAGCGCGCTTCTATCCGCGGCCGGGCTCGACCCCGGGCGCCGCGAGGCCGCCGAGCGGGCCCGGGCCCCGATGACCGACGACGTCATCCTGGAGACGCGCGGGCTCACCGAGGAGCTTCGGGTCTTCTGATCCGCCGGCCTCTCCAGTCGAGAGAGATCAAGCCGCGGCAGCGCTGCACGAACTCCCCGAGGACGCTGCGGTACTTGTCCTCGATCCCGCGCTTCTGCGCCTCCCACTGCGCCTCGAAGCGGCGCCGCTCGGCTTCGCGGCAGGGCTCGCCCGGTGCGCCCGCCGGGCACCGGCCGAAGGCGTCCCACATGGCCGCGCGGTGGATGTCCTCGGCGCCTTCGATCTCGGCCAGACGGAGGCGCCCGATCCAGGAGCGCGCCTCCGACGGGTGAGCGCAGTCGAGCGCGGGCTGGCCTCTGGTCGGACCGGCGGCCGCCAGCCCGGCGAGGAGGAGCACCGCGACCGCGGAGCCGTAAACCCTTGTCCTCGTGGGCAAAGTCCTTGACACGCTGTATCGGCTGGGCTAGACTCTCGCCACTCTATCAGCCCCGACACGGGGATTCCCAAGGATGTTCCGACGGAACGTATGAAGACTCTCCCCTACGGCATCGGTAAGTTTCGCCTCGCGCGGCCGAGCGCGGAGCGAGGCGACATCCCGTCGACTTGATGCTCGAGCCGACCGCGGATACCTTCCCCAAGCTGGCGATCCGCAACGCTCAGCGTCTTGCCGGGAAGGTGGCGATCCGCGAGAAGGACCTCGGCATCTGGCAGTCCTACACCTGGAGCGAGTATCTCGAGCAGGCTCGGCTGATCGCCCTGGGCCTGGCCGCGCTCGGGTTCACCCGCGGCGACAAGACCGCGGTGGTGGGCGACAACCGCCCCCAGCTGTACTGGGCCATGCTCGCCACCCAGGCGCTCGGCGGGATCCCGGTGCCGCTCTACCAGGATTCGATCGAGCGGGAGATGCAGTACATCGTCGAGCACGCGGAGGCCCGCTTCGCGGTGGTCGAGGACCAGGAGCAGGTGGACAAGCTGCTCCACGTGCGCGAGCACTGCCCCGTCCTCGAGTGGATCATCTACGACGATCCGCGCGGCCTCCGGCACTACAAGGACGCGCGGCTGTTGAGCCTCGAGGAGCTGCAGGAGCGCGGCCGGAAGTTCATGCAGGACAACCCCGACTACTTCGACCAGGAGGTCGCCCGCGGGCGCGCCGAGGACACCGCGGTGATCGCCTACACCTCGGGGACCACCGGACAGCCGAAGGGCGCGATGCTCTCGCACGGCAACCTCATCGAGACCGCGCGCCATGCGGTGGAGCGCGAGGGCCTCGGGTCGTCCGAGGAGGTCATGGCCTACCTGCCCATGGCCTGGATCGGCGACCACATGTTCTCGTTCGGGCAATCGATCGTGGCCGGCTTCACCACCAACTGCCCGGAGAGCGCGGCCACCGTGCTGGCCGACCTGAAAGAGATCGGGCCGACCTACTTCTTCGCGCCGCCGCGCATCTGGGAGAACATCCTCACCTCGGTGATGATCCGGGTGGACGACACCGCGTGGGTCAAGCGGCACATGGTCCACTTCTTCCTCGACGTGGCCCGCCGCGTGGAGCGCGGCCGGCTCGCCCATCGCCCCGCTCGCCTCCTGGACCGCCTGCTCTATCCGCTCGGCTGGCTCCTGGTCTACGGGCCGCTCCGCGACAACCTGGGCATGGGCCGCATCCGGGTGGCCTACACCGCGGGGGAGGCCATCGGCCCCGAGCTGTTCGAGTTCTACCGCTCGCTCGGCATCAACGTGAAGCAGCTCTACGGCATGACCGAGTCGAGCGCGCTGATCTGCATCCAGCGGGACGGCGACGTCAAGCTCGACACGGTGGGGCCGCCCCTGCCGGGCGTCGAGGTGCGCATCACCGACAGCGGCGAGGTGATGTACCGGAGCCCCGGCGTCTTCCAGGGCTATTACAAGAACCCCGAGGCCACCGCCGAGACGCTCGAGGACGGCTGGGTGCATTCGGGCGACGCGGGCCTCTTCGACCGCGACGGCCACGTGCGGATCATCGATCGCGCGCGCGACGTGGGGCGACTCTCCGGGGGCACCATCTTCGCGCCCAAGTATCTCGAGAACAAGCTGAAGTTCTCCCCGTACATCAAGGAGGCGGTGTGCGTGGGGGACGGGCGCGACTTCGTCAGCGCGCTCATCAATATCGATCTGACGTCGGTGGGCAACTGGGCGGAGCGACGGAACCTGGCTTACACCAGCTACGGCGATCTGGCCCAGAAGCCCGAGGTCTACGACCTGATCCGACACGAAGTGGTGCGCGTGAACCGGAGCCTCCTCGAGGACGAGGCGCTCCGGGGCGCCCAGATCCGCCGCTTCCTCCTCCTGCACAAGGAGCTGGATGCCGACGACCAGGAGATCACCCGCACCCGCAAGGTCCGGCGCGGCTTCGTGGCCCACAAGTACGCGACGCTCATCGAGGCCCTCTACGGCGGCGGCGAGCACGTCAACGTGGAAGCCCAGGTGACCTACGAGGACGGGCGCACCGCCACCGTGCGCGCGGCGGTGCGGCTCTGCGAGGCCGAGACCTTCGCGGGGACGGGAGCGCGGGGATGAGGGTCGACCCGAGCGCCGGGCTCACCCCGATGCTCGAGGTGGCTGACATCAGCGTGCGCTTCGGGGCGGTGCAGGCCCTCGAGCGCGTCGGCCTGACGATCCACCGCGGGGAGATCGTGGCCATCATCGGGCCCAACGGGGCGGGCAAGACCACCCTGCTCAACGTGATCAGCGGCTTCTATCACCCGACCGAGGGCCGCATCCTCTTCGAGGGGCGCGACCGCACGCACCTGCGGCCCTACGACGTGGCCGCCCTCGGGGTGGCGCGCACCTTCCAGAACGTGGCCCTGTTCAAGGGCATGAGCGTGCTCGACAACATCATGACCGGCCGCCTGCTGAAGATGGGCGGCAACGTGCTGCTCGACGCGCTCTACTGGGGTCCGGCCAAGAAGCAGGAGCTGGAGCACCGCGCCTTCGTGGAGCGGATCATCGACTTCCTGGAGATCGAGGCCATCCGCAAGAGTCCGGCGGGTCGGCTGCCCTACGGGCTGCAGAAGCGGGTGGAGCTGGCGCGGGCCCTCGCGGCCGAGCCCAAGCTGCTCCTGCTCGACGAGCCGATGGCCGGGATGAACGTCGAGGAGAAGGAAGACATGTGCCGCTTCATCCTCGGCGTCAACGACGAGTTCGGCACCACCATCGCGCTCATCGAGCACGACATGAGCGTGGTCATGGACATCTCGGACCGGGTCGTGGCCCTGGACTACGGGCGCAAGATCGCCGACGGCCGCCCGGACGAGGTGCGGGCGGATCAGGGCGTCATCGACGCCTACCTCGGGGTGGCCCATGCTTGACCTGCTGTACGCGGTCGTGGTCGGGCCGGTGAAGGACATGGTCGGCGCGCCCACGTTCCTGGCCGAGGTGGTGATCGGCGGGCTCGCGGCCGGGCTCATGTACTCGCTGGTGGCCCTGGGCTTCGTGCTCATCTACAAGGCCTCGGGGGTCTTCAACTTCGCCCAGGGGGTCATGGTGCTCTTCGCGGCGCTGACCCTGGTCGGGCTGATGGAGCGCGGCGTGCCCCTCGTGCCGGCGCTGGCCCTGACCATGCTGGTGATGGTCGCGCTCGCCTTCGCGATCGAGCGTGTGGTGCTGCGCCCGCTCGTGAACCAGGAGCAGATCATCCTGTTCATGGCCACCATCGGGCTCAACTTCTTCCTGGAAGGTTTCGGCGAGCTGGCGTGGGGCAGCAACGTCAAGAAGCTCGACGTGGGGATTCCCGACAGCTCCTTCATGGTCTGGGGCATCCAGATCAACCGGCTCGAGATGACCGCGGCGCTCACCGCGGCGGTGCTGGTGGCGGTGATGGCGGTGTTCTTCCAGCGCACGCGGATCGGCCGCGCGCTCCGCGCGGTGGCCGACGATCACGAGGCCGCCCTGTCCATCGGCATCCCGCTGAACACCATCTGGATCGTGGTGTGGTCGGTCGCCGGGCTGGTCGCCATCGTGGCCGGCATCATGTGGGGGGCCAAGAGCGGCGTGCAGTTCAGCCTCTCCCTCATCGCGCTCAAGGCGCTGCCGGTACTGATCCTGGGCGGGTTCACCTCGGTGCCGGGCGCGATCGTGGGCGGGCTCATCATCGGCGTCGGCGAGAAGATCGCCGAGGTCTACTGGGGACCGCTGGTGGGCGGGGCCATCGAGAACTGGTTCGCCTACGTGCTCGCGCTCGCGTTCCTGCTCGTGCGCCCGCAGGGTCTCTTCGGGGAAAAGATCATTGAGCGCGTCTAGAGCGAGCGGCCGCCCGTGATCTACCGGGAGGCGGGCCAGTTCAAGAGCACCTACGCGGCCGATCAGGCGGTGTTCCCGATCCGCCAGGATCGGATCATCGGGGGGCTCGCGCTGGTTGCCGCGGTGGTCGCGCTGCCGCTGGTGGCCGACGAGTACTGGCTGCAGGCGGTGCTGATCCCGTTCCTCATCTATTCGCTGGCCGCCCTCGGCCTCAACCTGCTCACCGGCTACGCGGGACAGGTGTCGCTCGGCACCGGCGGCTTCATGGCGGTGGGCGCCTACTCCGCGTTCAAGCTGTCGAGCGCGTTCCCCTGGCTCAGCATCATCATCGTCTTCCTGCTCGCCGGCCTGGTGACCGCCCTGGTCGGGCTCGTGTTCGGCATCCCATCGCTGCGCATCAAGGGCTTCTACCTGGCGGTGGCCACGCTCGCCGCCCAGTTCTTCCTCGTCTGGCTCTTCAACAAGGTGGCCTGGTTCACCGACTACGCCTCGTCCGGCACCATCACCGCGCCGCCGCGAACGGTGCTGGGCGTGATGGTGACCGGACCGGAGGCGACGGCGCCCGTGCGGTACCTGGCCGCGCTGGCCATGGTCGCCCTGTTCGCGGTGATCGCCAAGAACCTGGTGCGGGGGCGGGTGGGGCGCTCCTGGATGGCGATCCGCGACCGGGACATCGCGGCCGAGATCATCGGAGTGCGGCCGCTCCGCACCAAGCTGCTCGCCTTCTCGATCAGCTCGTTCTTCTGCGGCGTGGCCGGCGCCGAGTACGTCTTCCTCTACCTGGGGAGCGCGGAGACCCTCGCGTTCGACATCAACGTGTCGTTCCTGGTGCTCTTCATGGTCATCATCGGCGGCCTCGGGAGCATCCTCGGCTCCTTCCTGGGCGCCGCCTTCATCGTGATGGTGCCCATCTTCCTGACCAACATGCCCCATCTGCTGGGCGTGGCCATGCCGGTGGCCCTCCAGAAGCAGATCGAGCTGATGGTGTTCGGCGGCCTGATCGTCCTGTTCCTCATCGTCGAGCCGAACGGCCTGGCCCGGCTCTGGCAGATCGGCAAGGAGAAGCTGCGCCTGTGGCCGTTCCCGTACTAGCGTCCGTTCCCGTGCCCATCCCCATCACCCGCAGGAGGAATCACCCATGACCCTACGACGTGTCATGTTCGTGCTGCTGGCCCTGAGCATCGTCGCGCTGCCCATGGGCGGCCGCGCCTGGGCTCAGGCCAAGGAGATGTTCGTCCCCTCGCTCGTGTACCGCACCGGGCCGTACGCCCCCAGCGGTGTTCCGTTCGCCAACGGCATGTGGGACTACCTGACGATGCTCAACGAGCGCGACGGCGGCATCAACGGCGTCAAGCTCGTCGTCGAGGAGTGCGAGACCCAGTACGACACCAAGCAGGGCGTCGAGTGCTACGAGCGGCTCAAGGGCAAGAACGGCGGAGCGATGGCCTTCAATCCGCTCAGCACCGGCATCACCTACCAGCTCATCCCCAAGGCGGCGGTGGACAAGGTGGTGGTCCACTCGATGGGCTACGGCATGACCGCGGCCTCGGACGGCCGCTGGTTCCCGTGGGTGTTCACCTTCCCCACCACCTACTGGAGCCAGGCCTCCTCGGTCATCCGCTACATCGGCCAGCAGGAGGGCGGGCTCGAGAAGCTCAAGGGCAAGAAGATCGTCCACATCTACCACAACAGCCCCTACGGCAAGGAGGCCAACCCGACGCTCGAGGAGCTGGCCCGCAAGTACGGCTTCGAGCTGACGCTCCTCGCGGTGGACCATCCGGGCCAGGAGCAGAAGGCGACGTGGCTTCAGGTGCGGCGCATCAACCCGGCGTGGATCTACATGTCGGGCTGGGGGGTGATGAACCAGGTCGCGGTGAAGGAGGCGGCCTCCGTCAACTTCCCGATGGATCACTTCATCGGCAACTGGTGGTCGGCGAGCGAGGCGGACGTCATCCCGGCCGGCGACGGCGCCAAGGGCTACAAGGGCGCGACGTTACACGCGCCGGGCGCGAGCTTCAAGGTGCACGCCGACATCGTCAAGTACGTGTACGACAAGGGGAAGAACATCGGCCCCAAGGACAA from Candidatus Methylomirabilota bacterium encodes:
- a CDS encoding ABC transporter substrate-binding protein, producing the protein MTLRRVMFVLLALSIVALPMGGRAWAQAKEMFVPSLVYRTGPYAPSGVPFANGMWDYLTMLNERDGGINGVKLVVEECETQYDTKQGVECYERLKGKNGGAMAFNPLSTGITYQLIPKAAVDKVVVHSMGYGMTAASDGRWFPWVFTFPTTYWSQASSVIRYIGQQEGGLEKLKGKKIVHIYHNSPYGKEANPTLEELARKYGFELTLLAVDHPGQEQKATWLQVRRINPAWIYMSGWGVMNQVAVKEAASVNFPMDHFIGNWWSASEADVIPAGDGAKGYKGATLHAPGASFKVHADIVKYVYDKGKNIGPKDKIGEALYNRGVINAMYMTEVFRTAMAKYGNKPLTTEQVRWGYEHFNLTDARLDQIGLKGFTHPVKVTCEDHEGNGPVLIQQWDGKKWNVVSEWVQPMREVVRPKLETAAVEEGKKLGYTMRDCSKEN